From the Lysinibacillus fusiformis genome, the window CAATGCAGGTAAAGATGCAGGTCTTAACTTACAAGTAGGGAATATCTTTACAGCAGATTTATTCTACTCAGACGAGCACCAAAACGAAAAATTAGCTCAATACGGCGTACTAGCAGTAGAAATGGAATCAGCAGCTCTTTACACATTAGCTGCAAAATTCGGCCGTAAAGCACTTTCTGTTCTAACAGTAAGTGACCACATCATTACAGGTGAAGTAACAACAGCTGAAGAACGTCAAACAACGTTCAATGATATGATTGTGGTAGCATTAGACGCAGCAATTCAAGACTAACTCAACGTTTTATACCAATCTAATATCATAATGAACAAAGGCAACCGACAAAAAAACCGACCATTTTTTAAGATGGACAGGGAATAGTCGGTTGCTTTTTTCTTGGGAAATTATAGGCAGATGGTTCCGGTTTTGATACCAGTAGGGCCGTTAAATCCTGGGATTGTGGCAATTACCATGTTTGTTGCTATGTCGATGACAGACACCGTATTATCTGTTTGATTTGTTACATAGGCGAGTGTTCCATTTGGCAGGATGGTTACTTGGTCTGGAGATGATCCTACTGGAATTGTCGCAATCACTGTATTGGTGGCTGTACTGATAACAGATACCGTATTATTACCTTTATTCACAATGTAAACAAGTGTTCCATTAGGTGTAATAGCTGTTCCTACTGGGCCTGCTCCGACAGGGATAGTATTCACTACCGTATTTGTAGTGGCATTAATGACCGATACTGAGCCGCTATTTTCGTTTGTCACGTAAGCAAATTGTCCGCTTGGCGTGAAAACAATGGATCTAGGACGAATTCCTACAGGGATTGTCGCAATCACCGTATTGGTTGCAGTATTGATAACAGATACTGAATTTGAATTCTCGTTTGCAACATAAGCAAACGCACCGTTCGGCGTAAAGGCAATACCTTGAGGTTGAAGCCCTACTGGAATCGTAGCGGTTACGGTATTGGTAGCTGTGTTGATGACAGATACAGTGCTCGATCCGTGATTGGATACATAAGCAAGCGTCCCATTTGGTGAAATGGCGACACCAAGGGGGTTAATGCCTACAGGGATGGTAGCAATTGGCAAGTTTGTGGCCGTGCTAAAAACCGTTACATTATCCGAGAAGAGCGCTGGAACATAACCAAAAGCGCCATTTGGTGTAATCGCTACTTCTAGCGGAGCAGTTCCTACTGGAATGGTAGCGACGATTGTGTTTGTTGCGGTATCGATCACAGATACTCTATTATCAGGCGTTGCGAGCTGCCCAGCATCTGTCACATAGACGAGATAATGACAGCTTGGTGGTATGGGTAAAAATGGGGGCTTACAATTACAACGACAACAAGGACAACAGCAGCGACAATGACAATTTGGATTTGATTTGAACTTGAATTTTTTTAAATGTTTCTGTTCTTTCCCCACACAGGACATCCTTTCGGTCATATATGGCTACTTTATGCGTAAAGAGTTAGGCTTTTTGTACATTTACCTAACCAATCCCTTTTCTTTGGAGAAATGAATAGGTCTGCCTTGACAATAAATTCATTGATATAGAAAAGGAAATTATCAATTCCAATAGGGGATATAATATAATTGCATAGGATAAAAAGATCTTGGAAATAAAGAAGCAGATAAATTACAGGTTGAGAGATACATAGAAGAATTAAAGAAAGAGGTATATAATGCTAACCTATGAGCTTTTGGATGCAAGGCTACTAGCCGATGAGGGAACGATTTGTCCTGTTATGCTGACAGGGCCGTTTCCTATGATTATCATTCCTACACAACCGATTACCATTCGAGCAGAGAAGCGTAGTTGTCGAATAGGGAAAGGGCAATTTGTCTTGCTTCTGCATCCAGAACAGGACTTTCATATGGTCCCAAGTGAGGGAGAAGCATTTGCTCCTGTTTACTGTCTATCCTTTAACAGTTATCGATTGGCTAAACGGGAACAAGACACGCTAATTTATGTGGCTGATACAGCACATTTGCCAGGGCATGGACAGGTTATGGAATTTCCTCGATATGCGGAAGGACTGCTGAAAAATTTGATGGCGCAGTTTCAGCAGACACAAAAGGTAAGTGCTACTCCTAAGCTCCATTTGCTCCTGCATGAGTTACTCGATACGATTTTTGAAAGAAAGCGTATCGATATCAGTTTCGTGACACATGATCAAGCCATTCAGCAGGCCGTTACCTATATTAAACAGCATTTTGCAGCACCACTAACACGCTCTTTTATGGCCAATATGACTGGTTTTAACGAAAGCTATTTCTCCTCATTGTTTAAGAAGGAAACAGGGTGGAGCTTTGCTGAGTACGTCAATCAAATTCGGATTGATCAGGCAAAGCGTATGCTACTCGGCACAAATGACAAATTGCAGGATATTGCATTGAAAACAGGATTCGCAGATGGCTCGTATTTGGGGAAAACATTCACCAAGTATGTTCACCTTTCAGCTAGTAGTTTTCGCAAAAGGAGACATACAAACCGTATCGTCAGTATTCAATTTCTTGGAGCATTACTGGCTCTAAATATTCAACCCCTTGCGACTACACGGGAGCTGCTTCAATCATCCCACCTATTGCACAAGCATTTGCCGAATATTGTGGAGATAGAATCCTTTGATCAAATGGAAGTGTTGCGACAACTAGCCCCAGAGCTAATCGTAGCTCCCACTTATTTATATAATTACCCTGATATACTGAAAGCTCTCGAACAAATCGCTCCTGTTTTGACTCTTCCTTGGGGGCAGCTAGACAAGCTTGAGGAAGTGCAATTGCTTGGTACACTGCTTGGGCGAACACAGGAGGCTGAGGATTGGATGACGAGGTTGCAGCAATCAGCTCAGGAAGCGAGAACAATCATCAAACCATTTTTAGAGCCCGGGATGACAGCAGGAATCTATGAATTAGGGCACGATAATTTATGGCTGATTCCTTATCTATCCGTTCGCTCCGCCTATACTTTATATCAGCTTTTAGGACTCAGTGCGCCTCAGCGTATTCAGCAGGAGGTACTGCAAACAGGTAAACATCTGAAAGTCGAAGAACAGGACGTACCATTGTACGCGGCAAGTCATATGTTTTTAATTGTGCCGGCTGATGATACGGAATCTTTCCGTGAA encodes:
- a CDS encoding helix-turn-helix domain-containing protein; the encoded protein is MLTYELLDARLLADEGTICPVMLTGPFPMIIIPTQPITIRAEKRSCRIGKGQFVLLLHPEQDFHMVPSEGEAFAPVYCLSFNSYRLAKREQDTLIYVADTAHLPGHGQVMEFPRYAEGLLKNLMAQFQQTQKVSATPKLHLLLHELLDTIFERKRIDISFVTHDQAIQQAVTYIKQHFAAPLTRSFMANMTGFNESYFSSLFKKETGWSFAEYVNQIRIDQAKRMLLGTNDKLQDIALKTGFADGSYLGKTFTKYVHLSASSFRKRRHTNRIVSIQFLGALLALNIQPLATTRELLQSSHLLHKHLPNIVEIESFDQMEVLRQLAPELIVAPTYLYNYPDILKALEQIAPVLTLPWGQLDKLEEVQLLGTLLGRTQEAEDWMTRLQQSAQEARTIIKPFLEPGMTAGIYELGHDNLWLIPYLSVRSAYTLYQLLGLSAPQRIQQEVLQTGKHLKVEEQDVPLYAASHMFLIVPADDTESFREKLMQRSVWQRLVYEQGCQLHLLKLNDFWFDDGLSLELQLDVMVKLLTNQS
- a CDS encoding beta-propeller fold lactonase family protein; translation: MGKEQKHLKKFKFKSNPNCHCRCCCPCCRCNCKPPFLPIPPSCHYLVYVTDAGQLATPDNRVSVIDTATNTIVATIPVGTAPLEVAITPNGAFGYVPALFSDNVTVFSTATNLPIATIPVGINPLGVAISPNGTLAYVSNHGSSTVSVINTATNTVTATIPVGLQPQGIAFTPNGAFAYVANENSNSVSVINTATNTVIATIPVGIRPRSIVFTPSGQFAYVTNENSGSVSVINATTNTVVNTIPVGAGPVGTAITPNGTLVYIVNKGNNTVSVISTATNTVIATIPVGSSPDQVTILPNGTLAYVTNQTDNTVSVIDIATNMVIATIPGFNGPTGIKTGTICL